The DNA region TAAAGTCATGCACATTAGGCGCTAAAAATTGCATTGTTTTTTTGTCGCCTTTAATTTCAGGTTCGCCCTGTAAGTAACCAGTACCACCAACAACATAATCTTTATCTATGGTTAAGTTAACTTCAAAATCTCCCCAAACACCATGAAACTCGCGTCCTATGTAAGGATCTGCATGCCAACCTTCAAAATCATATTCAGCTAACTTAGGATACCATTGTGTCATAGAAAGCGCAACGCCTTCTGCATTATCACGTCCAGAACGACGAATTTGAACTGGTACTTGCGCATCAAAATCCATTGTAAATGTTACACTTTGACCTGGTTGAATAGGTTGAGCTAATTCTACTTCTAAAACAGTACCAACCGTTTCATAATTAATTTTTTTACCGTCTTGCTTTAGGCTATTTACGTTTATGTAACCAATCTCGTTTGGTTTTAATTTACTTATACGATCACCAACTCTAGAATCTGGATCTTCAATAGTGCGAGAACGCACATCCATTTCGCTACCTGGTTGAAATGCATTAAAGTATAAATGATAAAATACTTTATTTAAAACGTCTGGTGAGTTATTTGTATACACCAATGTTTGTTTTCCTTGGTATTGATAATTGTTTACATCCATATCAATATCCATTTTATAATCTACATGTTGTTGCCAATATGTAGAGTTTTTTTCAGTTGAACTTTCTGAAGTTGAAACCGCTTGTTTTGTCGAACTACAAGCAGTTAAAAAACCGAAAGCAACGGTAAGAAGCAATAATTTTTTCATAAGTTAATTTTTAGTTGAAATAAAAAAGCCTCAACAGAATAGGGTTGAGGCTTTTTAAATTTTATATAAATTATTTAGAAATTTGAGACGCCATAATTAATGCGTTGTAAGCATTAACAATTTTAGCAGATTTACTAATTTCTGATAATGATTTAATATTATTTGCATCACCACCAACAATAAGCTTTGATTTAACTGGTAAACCAGAATCCATAATTATTTGTTTTACTTGAGATGCTTTTAATTTAGGGTATTGTGACCAAACTAAAGCAGCAACACCAGCAACTGCAGGAGCAGCCATACTTGTTCCACCTTTTGTGTCATATTCGTTTTCTGGAGTTGTAGAGTATACTTGTGCTCCTGGAGCAAATACATCTACGTTTTTAAGTCCGTAGTTAGAAAATCCAGCAATCATTTTAGTCCCATAACTTGGCGCTAATGCTCCAACACGAATGTAAGTATCTGAAATTTCAACAAAATCTACATTATCATCAGGGAAATTTGGTTCTACATCTACATTTTTACTGTCGTTACCTGCTGCGTGAACAAAAATAACGTTATTATCACTTGCGTATTTAATAGCATCTCTTACCCACTCAGAATGTGGAGAAAAGCTTTTACCAAAACTACCATTAATTACTTTTGCACCGTTATCTACAGCATATCTAATAGCTTTTGCGATGTCTTTATCATACTCGTCACCATTTGGTACAGCTCGTAAAGACATTATTTGTACGTTATTTGCAACACCATTAGCACCTAATCCATTATTACGCTCGGCAGCGATAATACCAGCAACGTGTGTACCGTGACTTTCAGATTTTACTGAAGGCATTACGTTGTTGTTACCATAACCTGGTTTGTCATTAAAATCGTCTGGATTATCACCAGTAGTACGACCTTTAAAATCTTTGTTTAAGTTATAGTTTAATTGGTCTGTAAAATATTCGATACCACCTTTTAATTGCTTTTTAGCTTCTGTCATAGATGTTAATCCGTAACCGTAAAGCATAGTAGCAGCTGCTTTAGCTTCGACTACTTTTTGATCTTCTGAGGTAATTTCACTTACTTCTTTTGGTGTATAATCTTCTTTTCCAAAATGTTTTGATAAAACATCATGAGCATTAGTTACTTGAGTGTATAATTGATCGTAACGTTGTTTGTTAGATAAAGCACGTTGGTAATCTTGTTCTACTTTTTCTACAGCTTCGTTATATCTTGCTATGCTTGTGTTACCACTAGCTGCGATACGCGTCATTTCTAACTGCTCGTTGTAAGCATCGCCTAAAAAATTCCAACCGTGTATATCGTCTATGTAACCATTTTTATCATCGTCAATACCGTTACCTGGAATTTCGTCTGTATTTGTCCATAAAACACCATCTAAATCTTCATGCTCGATGTCTATACCAGAGTCTATTACAGCAACAATAATTTGTTGTCCTTTTTTACCTTTAATAATTTCGGCGTAAGCCTTATCAACACTCATTCCAGGAATCGTGTCTTTTACTAAATCTAAATGTCCCCAATTGTGTGCTTCGGCTTCTGTTAATTCAGATTCTTTAATAGGTGTATTGTCAATATTTTCTATTGGTGTAGATAAGATTGGTGCATTACCACCACAACTTGAAAGCACAACTGCTGCAAATGCAGACAGCATTAATGGCTTGTAATTAATTGTCATTGCGTTTTATTGTTTAGTAATTGTTAATTAAATATATCGTTGCACGTAAATGTGTCTTTTAATCGTACGCCTTTTTCGGTATGTTGTACGGTTATAATTTCGTTATGTGCATCGTGTTCCAAAAATAAGTAATAATTGTTATCTGCTGCTAGGTTTAAGAATTTTTCTTTTTCATCTAAGGTCAGTAATGGTCTTGTATCATAACCCATTACAAAAGGTAAAGGTAAATGCCCAACAGTTGGTAAAAGATCTGCCATAAAACAAATGGTTTTTCCTTTATAGTTAATCATAGGAATCATTTGTTTTTCTGTATGTCCATCTGCAAAAAAGATGTCAAAACCAAGCTCTGAGTTTTTTAATATGTCGTTTTGCGGAATACTTGTAAATTTTAAGTGACCGCTGTCTTGCATTGGTAAAATGTTTTCTTTTAAAAAGGATGCAACTTCACGTCGATTAGGTTGTGTTGCCCATTGCCAATGATTTTTATTACTCCAAAAGTGAGCGTTTTTAAAAGCAGGTTCTAATTTTGTACGGTCTTTATTGTAATTTATGCTTCCTCCACAATGGTCAAAATGAAGATGCGTCATGAATACATCTGTAACATCATCTGTAGAAAAACCTGCATTATTAAGCGATTTTTCTAAGGAATAATCTCCCCAAAGATGGTAGTATCCATAAAATTTTTCGCTTTGTTTGTTGCCCATTCCAGTATCTATTAATATTAACCGATTACCGTCTTCTATTAATAAGCATCTAGCAGCAATATCTATCATATTATTACTATCTGCAGGATTAGTTCTGGTCCATAAAGATTTTGGGACTACGCCAAACATTGCGCCGCCATCTAATTTAAAATTTCCAGATTCTATTGGATATAATTTCATGTAAAATGAATAATTGTAAGACTTAATATTTGTTGCAAATTACTAATTATAGACTAATACATATTAAATATTAAGGATTTATTAAGAAATATGGTTATTCCTGCATTATAATTAGAGTTCTTCTAAATTTTTCATTATACATTTTCATATTATTATCTAAATTTGGGTTAAATGTTATTGAAAAATTAACATTATTAGTATTTTCACGAAAAATCAAATTAAATGTTAGAACTAGCCGGCATAATTATTTTAGGAATTTTAGCGCAATGGGTTGCATGGAAATTTAAAATACCTGCAATTTTACCATTAATCTTAATTGGGTTATTAGTTGGTCCAATTGCTGCAGAATTTTTATCCTTTGATGGAAAAAAATGGATAGAACCTATTTGGAATGGAGAAGAAGGTCTTTTTCCTGGAGAAAGTTTATTCTACTTTGTCTCTTTAGCCATAAGTATAATTCTGTTTGAAGGTGGACTAACCCTAAAAATGGCCGAAATAAAAAACGTAGGTCCTGTAATTACTAAATTAATATCTATTGGATCTATTGTTACTTTTTTTGGAGCAGGAATTGCAGCACATTACATTTTTGGATTAAGTTGGGAAATCTCATTTTTATTTGCTGGTTTAATCATAGTAACTGGACCAACGGTAATTACACCAATTTTAAGAAATATTCCTTTAAAAAAGGATGTTTCAGCAGTTTTAAAATGGGAAGGTATTTTAATAGATCCTATAGGTGCTTTAGTAGCCGTATTAGTATTTGAATTTATTAGTGTAGATGCTGGCGGAGAATTTACAAAAACAGCTTTAATCGAATTTGGTAAAATTGTACTTTTTGGTGCTACTTTTGGATTTACATTTGCTCATGCATTAAACTTTATTATTAATAAAAAATGGGTACCACATTATTTACTTAATGTTTTTTCTTTAGCTGCAGTTTTAGGTGTATTTGTTTTATCAGATGCATTTGCGCACGAATCTGGTTTATTAGCAGTTGTAGTTATGGGTATGGTTTTAGGTAACTCTAAATCACCTTACTTAAAAGATTTACTTTATTTTAAAGAGTCTTTAAGTGTACTATTAATTTCAATTTTATTTATTCTTTTAGCTGCTAATATTAATTACAGCGATTTACTTTTAATCTATAATTGGCAAACAGTAGCATTATTTTCTGTAGTTGTATTTTTAATTAGACCATTAGGCGTATTTATTAGTACTCATGGTTCTAAATTAAAACTAAACGAAAAGCTTTTTATTAGTTGGGTTGGACCAAGAGGTATTGTTGCTGCAGGTATTGCCTCTTTATTTGGATTAAAGCTAGCTAAAAAAGGCGTTTATGGTGCAGAATATATTACACCTTTAGTTTTTGTAATTGTACTAGGTACAGTTTTATTAAATGCCACAACAGCTAGATTATTTGCTAGATTAGTTGGTGTATTTTTAAATAAATCTAGCGGAATTTTAATTGTTGGCGCTTCTAAAGTTTCTAGATTAATAGGGCATTATTTAGAATCTAATGGCAGACATGTTGTTTTAATAGATAGCAACCAAACCAATATTAATAAAGCTAAGGAGCTTGGTCTAGAAGCATTAAATACAGATATTTATTCTCAAACTTTATTAGATAATATAGAATTAAATGACGTTGGTTATCTTATGGCATTAACAGGAAATAGTGATATTAATAAATATGCTATAAATAAGTTTGCTAAACAATTTGGAGAAAATGGTGCTTTTAGATTAGTCTCTACTGCAGAAATATTAGACGAAACAAATAGTCCCAAAGAAGGATTATTTTCTCATACAGATGATTATAATTCTTTATCTGCGGTTACTAGAAAATTTCCAAGTATTCAAGAAATTGAAATTATTGATAAAGCTCACTTAGAAGACTTGATAAAGACTACAAATAATGATAAAGATATTATTCCTTTATTTATAAAAGATGATGAAGGCGAATTACATATAATAGCTTCTGATAATACCGATTTAGGTGATGTAAAAGCAGGTTTTAAACTTGTGTATTTAGGAAAACCTTTAGATGTAGAAAAAGTAGATACAGTTCAAAACCAAACTAATTAAAATAAAAAAAGCCTTCTAAAAAGAAGGCTTTTTTTATTGGTTAATCATTTAGCTTTAATACAGCCATAAATGCTTGCTGAGGTATTTCTACGTTACCAACTTGGCGCATACGTTTTTTACCTTTTTTCTGTTTTTCTAGAAGTTTACGTTTACGCGAAATATCTCCACCGTAACATTTAGCAGTTACATCTTTACGTAAAGCTTTTATGGTTTCTCTAGCAATAATTTTTGCTCCAATTGCAGCTTGAACAGGAATATCAAATTGTTGTCTAGGAATTAATTCTTTAAGTTTTTCGCACATCTTTTTACCAATGTAATAAGCATTATCTGCATGTATTAAAGCCGATAGTGCATCTACATTTTGTGCGTTAAGTAATATGTCAACACGTACTAATTTTGAAGCTCGCATACCAATTGGATGATAATCAAAAGACGCATAACCTTTAGATACGGTTTTTAGACGGTCGTAAAAGTCAAAAACAATTTCAGCTAAAGGCATATCAAAACTAAGTTCAACACGTTCTGGTGTTAAATACGTTTGATTTGTAATTTGTCCACGTTTTTCTATACACAAACTCATTACGTTTCCTACAAAGTCTGCTTTTGTAATTATAGTAGCTTTTATGTAAGGTTCTTCAACGCGATTTAAGGTAGAAGGTTCTGGTAAATCAGATGGATTATTAACTATAATAATATCATCTGGATTTTTGTTTGTAAATGCATGATAACTTACGTTAGGTACAGTAGTAATAACAGTCATGTTAAACTCACGTTCCAGACGCTCTTGGATAATTTCCATATGTAACATTCCTAAGAATCCACAACGAAAACCAAATCCTAATGCAGCCGAGCTTTCTGGTTGAAACACTAACGAAGCATCATTTAACTGAAGCTTTTCCATAGAGCTTCTTAACTCTTCATAATCTTCTGTGTCTACAGGATAAATACCAGCAAATACCATTGGTTTTACATCTTCAAAACCACCAATAGCATTTTTTGTTGGGTTTTTAGCATCTGTAATTGTATCACCAACTTTAACTTCTTTAGCTTCTTTTATCCCTGTAATTACGTAACCAACATCTCCAGCTTTTATTTCTTGTTTAGGTTGTTGTTTAAGTTTTAAGGTTCCTACTTCGTCTGCGCCATAAGTTTTTCCGGTAGCGATAAACTTAATTTCTTGATTCTTTTTTATAGACCCATTAATTACTCTAAAGTAAGTTTCTACACCTCTAAATGGATTGTAAACTGAGTCAAAAATTAAGGCTTGTAAAGGTTCATTTTCGTTCCCTTTTGGAGCAGGAATACGTTCTATAATGGCTTTTAGAATATTGTCTACACCAAAACCAGTTTTTCCACTGGCGTGAATTACATCTTCTGGAGAACAACCTAATAAGTCAACAATATCGTCTGTAACTTCTTCAGGATTTGCACTAGGTAAATCTACTTTATTTAAGACAGGAATAATTTCTAAATCATTTTCTAATGCCAAATAAAGGTTAGATATAGTTTGCGCTTGTATACTTTGTGCAGCATCTACTATTAGTAATGCACCTTCACAAGCAGCAATAGATCTTGATACTTCATAAGAAAAATCTACGTGTCCTGGCGTATCTATTAGGTTTAAAATATATTTTTCTCCTTCAAAATTATAGTCCATTTGTATGGCATGCGATTTAATGGTAATACCACGTTCTCGCTCCAAGTCCATATTATCTAAAAGTTGATCTTGCTTTTCTCTTTCTGTAACAGATCCAGTATAATCTAAAAGTCTATCTGCAAGTGTACTTTTACCATGGTCTATATGTGCAATTATGCAAAAGTTTCTAATGTTCTTCATAGTCAATATTCATCTTTATTAAAAGATGTTGCAAATATAACGTAAATATTAAGGATTTTAAGATTTTTATTTTAGTACCATTGGTTAAAAAAATTGCGGTTTTTCCCACAAGAAAATGTTAATAAGTATTATTATCTTGCATGCCTACTTTTATATAAATGAAATACTTAGCAACACTTTTTACTTGTATATTCTCGGTTTTAGCAATAGCGCAAGATGCAGTTGTTTCTGGTCAAGTTTTGGATCAAAATAATTTGCCTTTACCGTTTGTTAACGTTTTACTTACAGATGCCAATGACGT from Mesoflavibacter profundi includes:
- a CDS encoding S8 family peptidase codes for the protein MTINYKPLMLSAFAAVVLSSCGGNAPILSTPIENIDNTPIKESELTEAEAHNWGHLDLVKDTIPGMSVDKAYAEIIKGKKGQQIIVAVIDSGIDIEHEDLDGVLWTNTDEIPGNGIDDDKNGYIDDIHGWNFLGDAYNEQLEMTRIAASGNTSIARYNEAVEKVEQDYQRALSNKQRYDQLYTQVTNAHDVLSKHFGKEDYTPKEVSEITSEDQKVVEAKAAATMLYGYGLTSMTEAKKQLKGGIEYFTDQLNYNLNKDFKGRTTGDNPDDFNDKPGYGNNNVMPSVKSESHGTHVAGIIAAERNNGLGANGVANNVQIMSLRAVPNGDEYDKDIAKAIRYAVDNGAKVINGSFGKSFSPHSEWVRDAIKYASDNNVIFVHAAGNDSKNVDVEPNFPDDNVDFVEISDTYIRVGALAPSYGTKMIAGFSNYGLKNVDVFAPGAQVYSTTPENEYDTKGGTSMAAPAVAGVAALVWSQYPKLKASQVKQIIMDSGLPVKSKLIVGGDANNIKSLSEISKSAKIVNAYNALIMASQISK
- a CDS encoding MBL fold metallo-hydrolase, which encodes MKLYPIESGNFKLDGGAMFGVVPKSLWTRTNPADSNNMIDIAARCLLIEDGNRLILIDTGMGNKQSEKFYGYYHLWGDYSLEKSLNNAGFSTDDVTDVFMTHLHFDHCGGSINYNKDRTKLEPAFKNAHFWSNKNHWQWATQPNRREVASFLKENILPMQDSGHLKFTSIPQNDILKNSELGFDIFFADGHTEKQMIPMINYKGKTICFMADLLPTVGHLPLPFVMGYDTRPLLTLDEKEKFLNLAADNNYYLFLEHDAHNEIITVQHTEKGVRLKDTFTCNDIFN
- a CDS encoding cation:proton antiporter, whose product is MLELAGIIILGILAQWVAWKFKIPAILPLILIGLLVGPIAAEFLSFDGKKWIEPIWNGEEGLFPGESLFYFVSLAISIILFEGGLTLKMAEIKNVGPVITKLISIGSIVTFFGAGIAAHYIFGLSWEISFLFAGLIIVTGPTVITPILRNIPLKKDVSAVLKWEGILIDPIGALVAVLVFEFISVDAGGEFTKTALIEFGKIVLFGATFGFTFAHALNFIINKKWVPHYLLNVFSLAAVLGVFVLSDAFAHESGLLAVVVMGMVLGNSKSPYLKDLLYFKESLSVLLISILFILLAANINYSDLLLIYNWQTVALFSVVVFLIRPLGVFISTHGSKLKLNEKLFISWVGPRGIVAAGIASLFGLKLAKKGVYGAEYITPLVFVIVLGTVLLNATTARLFARLVGVFLNKSSGILIVGASKVSRLIGHYLESNGRHVVLIDSNQTNINKAKELGLEALNTDIYSQTLLDNIELNDVGYLMALTGNSDINKYAINKFAKQFGENGAFRLVSTAEILDETNSPKEGLFSHTDDYNSLSAVTRKFPSIQEIEIIDKAHLEDLIKTTNNDKDIIPLFIKDDEGELHIIASDNTDLGDVKAGFKLVYLGKPLDVEKVDTVQNQTN
- the lepA gene encoding translation elongation factor 4; this translates as MKNIRNFCIIAHIDHGKSTLADRLLDYTGSVTEREKQDQLLDNMDLERERGITIKSHAIQMDYNFEGEKYILNLIDTPGHVDFSYEVSRSIAACEGALLIVDAAQSIQAQTISNLYLALENDLEIIPVLNKVDLPSANPEEVTDDIVDLLGCSPEDVIHASGKTGFGVDNILKAIIERIPAPKGNENEPLQALIFDSVYNPFRGVETYFRVINGSIKKNQEIKFIATGKTYGADEVGTLKLKQQPKQEIKAGDVGYVITGIKEAKEVKVGDTITDAKNPTKNAIGGFEDVKPMVFAGIYPVDTEDYEELRSSMEKLQLNDASLVFQPESSAALGFGFRCGFLGMLHMEIIQERLEREFNMTVITTVPNVSYHAFTNKNPDDIIIVNNPSDLPEPSTLNRVEEPYIKATIITKADFVGNVMSLCIEKRGQITNQTYLTPERVELSFDMPLAEIVFDFYDRLKTVSKGYASFDYHPIGMRASKLVRVDILLNAQNVDALSALIHADNAYYIGKKMCEKLKELIPRQQFDIPVQAAIGAKIIARETIKALRKDVTAKCYGGDISRKRKLLEKQKKGKKRMRQVGNVEIPQQAFMAVLKLND